TTAACCTGTAACTTGTAACTTGAAATCGCACGGGTGAAAAAAAATAGAGTGGTTACCACTCTATTTCTTTTAAGCCGTGCAATTTCAAATAAGCATTTGCCTGACTGAATTGGTGATTGCCGAACCAGCCGCCCCGGTTGGCAGACAAGGGGGAGGGGTGTACGGATTTCAGCACCAAATGCCGTTGGGTGTTGATGAAGGCGCCTTTGCGTTGGGCGTAGGAACCCCAAAGGAAGAAAACGAGGTTTTCTTTTTTCTCGGAAATGATTTTGATGACGGCATCGGTGAAGGTTTCCCAACCTTTGTTTTGATGTGAACCAGCCTGATGGGCTCTCACGGTCAACGTGGCGTTGAGTAATAGCACTCCCTGTTCCGCCCAGCGTTCGAGGTTGCCGGACGTGGGGACGGGTTTACCCAAATCGTTATTTATTTCTTTGAAAATGTTCTGTAATGAAGGTGGTTGCTCGATACCTTCCGGGACGGAAAAACAAAGTCCGTGCGCCTGTCCGGGACCGTGGTACGGGTCTTGCCCGAGAATGACAACCTTGGTTTGTTCCGCGGGACAATGATCAAAGGCATTGAAAATGAGTTTTCCCGGAGGATATATCTTCGTGGTCTTGTACTCGTTTTTCACGAATTGGATCAACTCGGAGAAATAAGGTTTCTCAAATTCATCTTTTAAGAGTTCTTTCCAAGAGGGCTCGATTTTTACGTCAACCATAGAATTTTGATTTTAGATTTAATGATTGGGTGATTACCGATTCCGTGATTGGGTGATTCCTGCATCACTGAATCGGAAATCGTAGAATCACTTAATTATTTTGTTTTTATCTCAAATAACTTCGGCCAGTGTTTTCCGGTAACGTAAATCGTGCCCTTCTTTTCGTTGTACGCGATACCGTTTAAAACATCGTCGTTCTGGTCTAGTTTGGCTCTTTCAGAGGCGGAGAGTAGGTTCGGAAGTAGTAGCTCCTGTACTACTTCGCCTGATTCTGGGTCGATGATGACAATCCGGTCTGTGAGCCATTCGTTTGCCCAGATATAACCGTTTATGTATTCCAGTTCGTTTAAGTTGGTCACCGGACCTTTGTTGTCGAAGACTTCCACGGTTTTGACTACGCTGAAGAGGTTAGGGTCCAGGTGGTATAAGTTGTGTGAACCGTCACTCATGACGAGTTTGTCACCCATCGTGGTCAGTCCCCAGCCTTGCTCCATAGAGTAGTCGAATGTCGTTAACAGGGTGAAAGAAGCCAAGTCGTAAACGAATGCTTTCTGGGAAGTCCAGGTAAGCTGGTATATCTTGTCCTTGTAAACCGTGATCCCCTCTCCGAAATATTGGCTGTCCAACCCCAGCATAGCGAGCGTCTTGTTGTTCTCCAAGTCGATCTTGCGCAGGGTGGATTGGCCTTTGATCCCGGTTCCCTCGTAGATAATGCCGTCTATATATACTAATCCCTGCGTGGAGGCATCCGTGGCATGGGAATAGGTTTTCACCAGTTGGTATTGAAGTGGTTGGGGTGCCTTATCCGGTTTCACGATAAAGGATTGGGTTGCTACCCCGCATTTGTTGTTGGGATGGAACGCGATCACTTTGAGCGTGTTGGTACCACATTTTTCTTTCGGGATTTTGAACACGAATTCCCGGGTTGCGCTGTCGAGCGTGGCAATCTGTTTCTGGTTGAAGAACAGGTGGGCGGAGTCTATTTTATAGTGCTTGTTGTTCGCGTATACAATTTTGAGTTCCTCGTTAAACCGACAGGTGTCGAATTTCATGGGATACACGAATTGCACGCTTTTCACGTATTTAGGTCCCGTAGTTTTGCGGCTTTGGGCGCTGTCTACCGTAATCTGGTTCTGGTTCCCTTTACTCTTTTTTTCTCCCTGACAGGCAGAGAGCAACAGGAGCGAAAGTAGTATGTAGTAGAGATAAGGCATAATGTATTATGTGATTTAGTGATTTATGATTTAGTGATTCTTGTGTTTACGATCAAGTGTAATCACTCAATCGTAAATCACTTCATCTGCAATCATTCAAGGTTCCATTCGTAACCGTCCTTCGTGTCTTTTATCTGGATACCTGCGTTTTTCAGCTCGTCGCGGATGCTGTCGGAGGTCGCCCAGTCCTTGTTCGCCCGGGCGGTTTTCCGCACGTTCATCATGGCGTCGATCACCTTGCCTAGGGCTTGGTTGCTAGCACTGGAGTCCTCTTCTCCCTTGAGACCGAGGATGTCGAACACGAAACTGTGGAACAGGTTTTTCAACATTTCCAAGTTTTCCGCGTTGATCTTTTCCGAGCCTGCCGCAATGGAGTTGATGATGCGGACGCCTTCGAACAAGTGGGCGATTAGTATCGGCGTGTTCAAGTCGTCGTTCATGGCCTCGAAACAGTTCGCTTGCAAGGTGGCGATGTCTACCGTGTTCTCGTTGGACGCTTTCAACCTGTTAAGTTGTGAAACGGCGGCCATCATTCGCTCGTAACCTTTCTCCGCTGCCTTTAATGCCTCGTTCGAGAAGTCAAGCGGGCTGCGATAGTGTGCTTGCAGGATGAAGAATCGAACTGTCATGGGGGAGTAAGCTTGTTCCAGCACGTTGTTGTCGCCCGTGAAGAGCTGATCCAGCGTGATGAAGTTCCCCAGGGATTTACCCATCTTCTGCCCGTTGATGGTCACCATGTTGTTGTGCATCCAGTATTTTACTGCCTCGTGTCCTTGTGCCGCCACGTTTTGGGCGATTTCACATTCGTGGTGCGGGAATTGCAAGTCCAAACCGCCCCCGTGGATGTCAAATGTTTCTCCCAGGTATTTCTGACTCATGCAGGAACATTCAAGGTGCCAGCCCGGGAATCCTACACCCCAAGGTGAGGGCCAACGCATGATATGTTCCGGGGAGGCCTTTTTCCACAAAGCGAAATCAAACGGGTTACGTTTTTCCTGTTGTCCGCTCAGTTCTCTCGTGTTGGCAAACAATTCATCGATTTTACGACCGGATAGTTTACCATAGTGATATTTTTGGTTATAGCGTTCCACGTCGAAATAGATATTTCCCTCGCTTTCGTAGGCAAAACCGTTTTCGATGATCTGCTTGATTAATTCCTGTTGTTCGATAATGTGACCGGATGCGTGTGGCTCGATGCTGGGGGGCAGCGTGTTCAGTTGCTCCATGTTTTTGTGGTAACGGTTCGAGTAGAATTGTACCACTTCCATCGGTTCCAATTGTTCCAGTTTGGCTTTCTTGGCGATCTTGTCTTCTCCCTCATCCGCATCATTCACGAGGTGCCCCACGTCAGTGATGTTGCGGACGTATCTTACCCGGTATCCCATGAATTTAAGATAACGGAATAACAAGTCAAAGGTGATTGCCGGACGGGCATGGCCCAGATGAGCGTCCCCGTATACGGTCGGTCCACAAACATATAATCCTACGAAAGGCGGGTTAATGGGTTCAAATAACTCTTTTTTTCGACTTAACGTGTTGTATATCGTTAACTTGTTTTCCATGATACTATAATGCTTTATTGATATGATTCAACAAAAGTAGAAATTTTCTCCTTGAAAATGACGGGAAAGGGTAAATTAATGCCTTATTCTTGTCATTCATGGTTTGTTTCTCGTTTGTTGTTACTCTAGTTTTTCTTGTATTTCAACGCTTCCGGGATGGCCTCTTTTAGTTTGGCAATCCGTTTTGTGTCGGCAGGGTGAGTGGATAGGAATTCGGGCTGCTTGCCTGTTGATGCGTTTGCCATACGGGTCCAGAAAGCGACAGCCTCATTCGGGTCGTAGCCGGCCATAGCCATGAAGATCAGTCCCAAGTGATCCGCCTCGTACTCGTGTTTACGGGAGAAGGGGAGTGTGATTCCTACGTTGGTTCCCATACCTATCGCGGCAGCCAAGATGGCTTTTCTCGCATCACTCTGGTCGTGACCAAGGATTTCGGTGGCAGCGGCCTGCCCGTATTGTATGAGTGCCTGCTGGCTCATGCGCTCGTTGCTGTGGTGAGCCACGGCGTGGGCGATCTCGTGCCCCATGACGACAGCGATTCCTGCGTCATTCTGACAGTAGGGTAATATCCCCTCGTAGAAAACGACCTTACCTCCCGGCATACACCATGCGTTGGGTTCGTTGCTGGCCACGAGGTTGAATTCCCATTGAAAATTGGCAATCTGGTCTTGCAGCCCATTTGTGGCAAGATATTGTTCAACGGCTTTCGAGATCTTTGCCCCGACATTTTTGATCCGTTGTTTATTGACGGCATCGGTGGATAGCTTGTTTTCCTTTAAAAAGCTACTGTATGAGGTTAAACTCATGGAGACCATTTGGTCTTCCGGGAATAGGATAAGTTGGTGTCTTCCCGTAAGCGGCACGGTGGCGCATCGGAAGAAAAGCAGAACGATTCCTACGATGAACGTAAGACGTAAAATGGTTCTTTTCATAAGCTGAATAATTGAACGGTTATATTTTAAGTGCTAAAATATAATACGGATTTGATATTTGCAATGTTTTATTACGTACTTGTTTACATTTGTTGATATGATGTAAAGAGAATATTTTATACCTTTGTGCCAAAGTGAACGTGAAAATATGCAACAGAAGGATGTTCAGATATGTGATTTACTGAAAAATAAGGATGCGAAAGGGATGGAATTCCTTTTCGAGGAATATTATAAGCCTTTGGTTGTGTGGGGGGATACTTTTTTGAACGATGTTTCCCGGTCGGAGGATTTGGTTCAGGATTTTCTGATTAAATTGTGGGAAAAACGGATCGGGGAAAAATTGGAACCTTCAACGTTACGATCTTATCTTTTTGTTTCTATTCGTAACTTGGCGTTAAATGCTAAAGTGAAAGTTGATCCCGTACGGTATGTTTGTGATTTTGCCCATCTTGAAAAACCGTGGGAGGAGTATGACAATATTGAAGAAGAGGTTATTCAACGGATAGAGCGTGAAATCAAAAAATTGCCTTCCCGGAGTCGTGACATAATTGAATGTGTATACCTGAAAGGAATGCGATATAAGGAGGTTGCGGCAGAGTTGAATATTTCTGTGGCAACGGTCAATACTTTATTGGTAAATGCCTTGAAAAAGTTAAGGCAGACTACGGGTAAGGAAGAAAGTATTTTAATATATTGGTTGTGCCTGTCTTGTTGTAAATCAGTAGCCAAAGCGTGATCTCGTGAATTGTACTTCATTTTAATGTGTTAAATAATGTTTCTCGTTCAATGACTTTGCTTTTGAATCTGTATTATATATAGAACATGGATCGTGTATTATTTAACGATCGTTTAATAATACTCGTAATTATTTGCATTTATTGTCTCTTGTGTAATGCTTTCTACTTAGTAATCAAGTCTCTTTAATTTAAAACAAGTCTCTTCTACTAAATGTCATTAATTGATCGAATTATGATATTTGAAGAGGATGTGGATTCATTTTTATTGCGCTATTTACTGAATGAACTTGACCCGGAGGACCGGAAGAAAGTGGAAGAGTGGATTGTGGCAAACGAGGAAAATCGTCAGTACTATCAGGCCTATCAAAAAACTCATTTGGAGTTGCGCTGGATGGAGAGATCGAAAAAGATCGAAGGGAACTTTATTCAATTTGATCGGCTACGTCGGAAACAACATTTTCGGAGAGTTTTTTACAGGAGTGTCGCTTGTGCCATTATCTTGTTGTCCGTAGGAGGTGTTTTCCGGTACTGGGATGAAAAACCGGAAATGCGACCTGTTCAGGAGTGTATACAACCGGGGAAGTCGCAGGCTATACTTTATATGGCATCCGGACAGGTTGTTAACGTGGATAAGGATGCCCAAGAATTGAAGGAAGTGGATGGAACTTGTATCAATGTCGATTCGGTTGTGGGAATGACTTATAATGTTACGGCGGGGGAAAGTAGCTCGGAAGTATTGTATAATCGGGTGGTCGTACCTAAAGGAGGAGAGTTTAAATTGACATTGAGTGACGGGACAAAGGTGTGGTTGAATTCGTTCAGCGAGTTGCGTTATCCGGTCAATTTTACAGGAAAGAAACGTGAAGTTATCTTGGCAGGAGAGGCGTATTTTGATGTGGTCGGAGACCCGGAACATCCGTTCGTTGTCAAGGTAAATGATTTGGATATAAGTGTTTTGGGAACCCAGTTTAATGTTAATGCTTATACCGCAGGTATCGTGAAAACCGTGTTGGTGGAAGGACGTGTAAATCTACGAGGAAGAATGGGAGAGATCGATCTGCATCCCCGACAGATGGGTGAGTACCGGGAAACAGATGGTAACTTGCATATGATGGAAGTGGACGTTTTACCTCATGTGGCATGGAAAGACGGGAATTTTATATTTAGAAGTGAATCCTTGGAAGATATTATGGACAAATTGAGCATCTGGTATAATTTGGATGTGTTCTACACGAATGACGAGTTGAGGGGTATCCGTTTGTCCGGCAATTTATTCCGATACGGGGATGTGAATCAATTATTCACTCTTTTCGAGAAGATTTCCGATGCTCGTTTTCAGGTGGAAGGAAAAAGCGTCGTGATCAGTTGTAAATAATGTGTAATTATTAATAGTGTGTATGTAAAAAAGATGAAGATGGTGGCACATCTCCATCTCTTGAATTGGTAAAAAGAATAGATGGCCGGAAATACCGGGTCTATTCAATGTTTAATTGTTCAAATACAAATTTATGGAATGGAAAGGACTTTATGCCTTATCTAGGGTGAAATTTTCTCAAATTTTTAAAATCATGAGAGTGTTTACGATTTGTATGCTTGTTTTCGTGTTTGGGGCCACGGCTAGTGGTTTTTCACAAAAGCAGGTCGTTACGTTGGATTTGCGACAATGCGACATGAGTACGTTGTTCCAAGAGATTTGGAAACAGACGGGGTTGCGTTTCGTTTACAACGACAAGGATGTGGCGAGTATTTCACGTTTTGACGTGAAAGCCGAAAGTGAAGCCGTAGAGAAGGTGCTGGAAGAGGTTTTTGCGAAGACTTCTTTAAAGTGTACTTTCGAGGGAGATGTGATCTTGGTGGTTGTCGATAAACAACGGGCGATTGCCGCTGATCCTGTAAAAAAAGTGACTGTGAAAGGACGGGTGACGGATGAAAC
The window above is part of the Butyricimonas paravirosa genome. Proteins encoded here:
- the ung gene encoding uracil-DNA glycosylase; translation: MVDVKIEPSWKELLKDEFEKPYFSELIQFVKNEYKTTKIYPPGKLIFNAFDHCPAEQTKVVILGQDPYHGPGQAHGLCFSVPEGIEQPPSLQNIFKEINNDLGKPVPTSGNLERWAEQGVLLLNATLTVRAHQAGSHQNKGWETFTDAVIKIISEKKENLVFFLWGSYAQRKGAFINTQRHLVLKSVHPSPLSANRGGWFGNHQFSQANAYLKLHGLKEIEW
- a CDS encoding glutaminyl-peptide cyclotransferase produces the protein MPYLYYILLSLLLLSACQGEKKSKGNQNQITVDSAQSRKTTGPKYVKSVQFVYPMKFDTCRFNEELKIVYANNKHYKIDSAHLFFNQKQIATLDSATREFVFKIPKEKCGTNTLKVIAFHPNNKCGVATQSFIVKPDKAPQPLQYQLVKTYSHATDASTQGLVYIDGIIYEGTGIKGQSTLRKIDLENNKTLAMLGLDSQYFGEGITVYKDKIYQLTWTSQKAFVYDLASFTLLTTFDYSMEQGWGLTTMGDKLVMSDGSHNLYHLDPNLFSVVKTVEVFDNKGPVTNLNELEYINGYIWANEWLTDRIVIIDPESGEVVQELLLPNLLSASERAKLDQNDDVLNGIAYNEKKGTIYVTGKHWPKLFEIKTK
- the cysS gene encoding cysteine--tRNA ligase — translated: MENKLTIYNTLSRKKELFEPINPPFVGLYVCGPTVYGDAHLGHARPAITFDLLFRYLKFMGYRVRYVRNITDVGHLVNDADEGEDKIAKKAKLEQLEPMEVVQFYSNRYHKNMEQLNTLPPSIEPHASGHIIEQQELIKQIIENGFAYESEGNIYFDVERYNQKYHYGKLSGRKIDELFANTRELSGQQEKRNPFDFALWKKASPEHIMRWPSPWGVGFPGWHLECSCMSQKYLGETFDIHGGGLDLQFPHHECEIAQNVAAQGHEAVKYWMHNNMVTINGQKMGKSLGNFITLDQLFTGDNNVLEQAYSPMTVRFFILQAHYRSPLDFSNEALKAAEKGYERMMAAVSQLNRLKASNENTVDIATLQANCFEAMNDDLNTPILIAHLFEGVRIINSIAAGSEKINAENLEMLKNLFHSFVFDILGLKGEEDSSASNQALGKVIDAMMNVRKTARANKDWATSDSIRDELKNAGIQIKDTKDGYEWNLE
- a CDS encoding M48 family metallopeptidase; its protein translation is MKRTILRLTFIVGIVLLFFRCATVPLTGRHQLILFPEDQMVSMSLTSYSSFLKENKLSTDAVNKQRIKNVGAKISKAVEQYLATNGLQDQIANFQWEFNLVASNEPNAWCMPGGKVVFYEGILPYCQNDAGIAVVMGHEIAHAVAHHSNERMSQQALIQYGQAAATEILGHDQSDARKAILAAAIGMGTNVGITLPFSRKHEYEADHLGLIFMAMAGYDPNEAVAFWTRMANASTGKQPEFLSTHPADTKRIAKLKEAIPEALKYKKN
- a CDS encoding RNA polymerase sigma factor, whose product is MQQKDVQICDLLKNKDAKGMEFLFEEYYKPLVVWGDTFLNDVSRSEDLVQDFLIKLWEKRIGEKLEPSTLRSYLFVSIRNLALNAKVKVDPVRYVCDFAHLEKPWEEYDNIEEEVIQRIEREIKKLPSRSRDIIECVYLKGMRYKEVAAELNISVATVNTLLVNALKKLRQTTGKEESILIYWLCLSCCKSVAKA
- a CDS encoding FecR domain-containing protein, which encodes MIFEEDVDSFLLRYLLNELDPEDRKKVEEWIVANEENRQYYQAYQKTHLELRWMERSKKIEGNFIQFDRLRRKQHFRRVFYRSVACAIILLSVGGVFRYWDEKPEMRPVQECIQPGKSQAILYMASGQVVNVDKDAQELKEVDGTCINVDSVVGMTYNVTAGESSSEVLYNRVVVPKGGEFKLTLSDGTKVWLNSFSELRYPVNFTGKKREVILAGEAYFDVVGDPEHPFVVKVNDLDISVLGTQFNVNAYTAGIVKTVLVEGRVNLRGRMGEIDLHPRQMGEYRETDGNLHMMEVDVLPHVAWKDGNFIFRSESLEDIMDKLSIWYNLDVFYTNDELRGIRLSGNLFRYGDVNQLFTLFEKISDARFQVEGKSVVISCK